In Dama dama isolate Ldn47 chromosome 9, ASM3311817v1, whole genome shotgun sequence, the following proteins share a genomic window:
- the GDF15 gene encoding growth/differentiation factor 15, producing the protein MPGQRPAAPHRSPMLLMLLMFSWLRSGGALSLTQEHLQTLQGPSNVHSSPDISRFRELRKRYEDLLTRLRANQTWEDPNPDLIPPPQVRIVTPKLRLGPGGHLHMRIPRVNLTEGLPAASRLHRALLRLSPKARSSWDVTRPLRRQLRLGGSRGPAIRLQLLASPDQLQEALPSAPPQLELHWRPSATRGRRHAHAHTRDGCPLGEGRCCHLQSLRASLEDLGWADWVLAPRELDVRMCVGACPSHFRSANTHAQMQARLHGLNPDAAPAPCCVPASYEPVVLMHQDSDGRVSLTPFDDLVAKDCHCV; encoded by the exons ATGCCTGGTCAGCGACCGGCAGCGCCACATCGCTCTCCGATGTTGCTGATGCTGCTCATGTTCTCCTGGTTGCGGTCGGGAGGCGCCCTGTCTCTGACCCAGGAGCACCTCCAGACTTTGCAGGGACCCTCAAACGTGCACTCCAGCCCGGACATCTCCAGATTCCGGGAGTTGCGGAAACGCTACGAAGATCTGCTGACACGGCTTCGAGCGAACCAGACCTGGGAAGACCCGAACCCGGACCTCATCCCCCCTCCTCAAGTCCGGATAGTCACTCCAAAAC TGCGACTTGGGCCAGGTGGCCACCTGCACATGCGCATCCCCCGGGTCAACTTAACTGAGGGGCTCCCTGCAGCCTCCCGCCTGCATCGGGCCCTTCTCCGGCTGTCCCCGAAGGCGCGGAGCTCGTGGGACGTGACGCGGCCACTACGGCGACAGCTGAGACTCGGAGGCTCCCGGGGTCCCGCAATACGCCTGCAACTGTTAGCAAGCCCGGACCAGTTGCAGGAGGCGTTGCCTTCTGCACCGCCCCAGCTTGAGCTGCACTGGCGGCCAAGCGCCACCAGGGGGCGCCGTCACGCGCATGCTCACACTCGGGACGGCTGCCCGCTCGGGGAGGGGCGCTGCTGTCATTTGCAGAGCCTGCGCGCGTCGCTTGAGGACCTGGGCTGGGCCGACTGGGTGCTGGCGCCGCGGGAGCTGGACGTGCGCATGTGCGTCGGCGCGTGCCCGAGCCACTTCCGGTCCGCTAACACGCACGCGCAGATGCAGGCGCGCTTGCATGGCCTGAACCCTGATGCTGCGCCGGCGCCCTGCTGCGTGCCTGCCAGCTACGAGCCGGTGGTGCTCATGCACCAAGACAGCGACGGCCGCGTGTCACTCACGCCCTTTGACGACCTCGTGGCCAAGGACTGTCACTGCGTGTGA
- the LRRC25 gene encoding leucine-rich repeat-containing protein 25, producing MGDALMWALLLPLLLHQAGSQTCSVLSEDMTWAKEYPDTCLNFSGHILSQLPQNQSLQARSVQVLDLSATGLQRLPWSFFRDLPQLQLLIVTNNSLDFVDRALAKRCDLTLRADCSCALVDWHKDRQGNCSGPELPECLDVSTGAWHNLSVFLEVSCPSGLTKATIGALVASGGLLLVLAVAGPVLAWRLCRRRMGQNLSKTWAAQDVSRSGSGRQPRYSSQARRPKTPPNTPPGSFTSDYENMFVGPPAARHQWDEHRSPPSEGRDFYMTYEALESQPVYCNLQSLGRVPLDDEEYVVPGR from the exons ATGGGGGACGCCCTGATGTGGGCGCTGTTGTTGCCATTGCTGCTGCACCAGGCAGGCAGCCAGACATGCAGCGTGCTCTCGGAGGACATGACCTGGGCCAAGGAATACCCTGACACATGCCTCAACTTCAGCGGCCACATCCTGAGCCAGCTACCTCAGAACCAGTCTCTGCAGGCCAGGTCCGTGCAGGTCCTCGACCTGTCTGCGACCGGCCTTCAGCGGCTCCCGTGGTCCTTCTTCAGAGACCTGCCGCAGCTGCAGTTACTGATTGTGACCAACAACTCCTTGGACTTCGTGGACAGGGCACTGGCCAAACGCTGTGACCTCACCCTGCGAGCTGACTGCAGCTGTGCCCTGGTAGACTGGCACAAGGACCGGCAGGGCAACTGCTCTGGCCCAGAGCTTCCGGAGTGCCTGGATGTGTCCACCGGTGCCTGGCACAACCTCTCTGTCTTCTTGGAAGTGAGCTGTCCCTCTGGCCTGACCAAGGCAACCATTGGAGCACTGGTGGCCAGTGGAGGCCTGCTCCTTGTGCTTGCCGTTGCTGGCCCGGTGCTGGCCTGGAGACTCTGTAGACGTCGGATGGGCCAGAACCTGAGCAAAACGTGGGCTGCTCAGGATGTCTCCAGGTCTGGCTCGGGCCGGCAGCCGAGGTACAGTAGCCAAGCCCGAAGGCCTAAGACCCCACCCAACACCCCGCCCGGATCTTTCACTTCTGACTACGAGAACATGTTTGTGGGCCCACCGGCTGCCAGACACCAGTGGGATGAACACAG GTCTCCCCCTTCAGAGGGCAGGGACTTCTACATGACCTACGAGGCTCTCGAATCCCAGCCTGTCTATTGCAACCTTCAGTCGCTGGGCAGGGTCCCATTGGATGATGAGGAGTATGTGGTCCCCGGGCGCTGA